In a single window of the Desulfuromonas sp. genome:
- a CDS encoding DEAD/DEAH box helicase family protein, whose protein sequence is MELLSYQQNVLDDLAGFLSSVESCGNLQQAFERFWTDKGVVRPEKYRNIIPQVPHICLKVPTGGGKTFIATNAIRTVFDCLEIYLRNEPKAVVWLVPSNAILEQTYNNLNNPQHPYRQKLNTLFNGRVGVYGKEDLLQGANFNVSSVREQLNVFVLSYASFRSSNKEGRKAYQENSNLDGFVRAISAEDVLPETDESALINVIRSMRPVCIVDESHNAGSNLSKEMLTNFNPSFILDLTATPRKESNIISYVDAAQLNDNNMVKLPVIAYNHHSQKEVINSAIKLRNRLEAQAVEEEKQGGDYIRPIVLFQAEPETREDSTTFTLIRERLVKLGIPEEQIAIKTATINELKNVPLLSRTCPIRYIITINALKEGWDCPFAYVLATIANRHSSVDVEQIVGRVLRQPYARKHQRNLLNNAFVLASSAHFISTLDKIVEGLNLAGFSRKDLRAKDAEELPADLKGAEDTKPSQRDLFVPQGDTVVDSEAGDQEQSLPVGEEVSPIESDWNSEAVDDVLQEIEEITNEANQEYEERTKDAGGFEFPDEVRGRMDEYPMEPVFANEAKNLCLPEFYTQPLGLYLFEDEVRVNKELFLEEFRLSQCDSQIDFATMDGDAYRIDIEKVAEDDYKPGFWKLKSGVREQLAEYILSRPKESQIEQLTGRMCQLIGNMYPIADQEIKVYVKRIFSAMTVEQLRDCVEREYSYRDKIKGKINALATEHAEKCFGTWLAGDRLTVKEAYTLPICIHPVDIAPSIPKSLYAREGGMNSLEVKAINDIANLDNVLFWHKIMEKKGFCLNGFINHYPDFLVQTKNGKTLLIETKGDDRDNSDSERKLKLGKAWAAKAENQYRYFMVFDKNPIEGAYRLDEFVAIIATL, encoded by the coding sequence ATGGAATTACTCTCGTACCAACAGAACGTACTGGACGACCTGGCCGGGTTTCTCTCCTCCGTTGAGAGTTGCGGCAACCTACAGCAGGCTTTTGAACGCTTCTGGACCGACAAAGGCGTGGTCCGGCCCGAAAAGTACCGGAACATCATCCCGCAAGTTCCTCATATCTGTCTCAAAGTGCCGACCGGTGGCGGCAAGACCTTCATTGCAACCAACGCCATTCGCACGGTCTTCGACTGCCTTGAAATCTACCTGCGCAATGAACCCAAAGCGGTCGTCTGGCTGGTCCCTTCCAACGCCATTCTTGAACAGACCTACAACAATCTCAACAACCCCCAACACCCCTATCGCCAGAAGCTCAACACCCTGTTCAACGGCCGGGTTGGGGTGTACGGCAAGGAAGATCTGTTGCAGGGGGCGAACTTCAACGTCAGCAGCGTTCGTGAGCAGCTCAACGTGTTCGTTCTCAGCTATGCCTCGTTCCGGTCCAGCAACAAGGAGGGGCGCAAAGCGTATCAGGAAAACAGCAACCTGGATGGGTTCGTCCGCGCCATCAGTGCCGAGGACGTTCTGCCCGAGACGGACGAATCGGCGCTGATCAATGTGATCCGCAGTATGAGGCCGGTGTGCATTGTGGACGAGAGCCACAATGCCGGGTCCAACCTCAGCAAAGAGATGCTGACCAACTTCAACCCCAGCTTCATCCTTGACCTGACGGCCACGCCGCGCAAAGAGAGCAACATCATCAGCTATGTTGACGCCGCGCAGCTCAATGACAACAACATGGTCAAGCTGCCGGTGATCGCCTACAACCACCACAGTCAGAAGGAGGTCATCAACAGCGCCATTAAGCTGAGAAACCGGCTGGAGGCGCAGGCCGTCGAAGAAGAGAAGCAGGGGGGCGACTACATCCGTCCCATCGTTCTTTTCCAGGCTGAGCCTGAAACCCGCGAGGACAGCACGACCTTCACCCTTATTCGCGAGCGACTGGTCAAACTCGGCATCCCTGAAGAGCAGATTGCCATCAAGACGGCAACGATCAACGAACTGAAAAATGTGCCATTGCTCTCCAGGACCTGTCCCATCCGCTACATCATCACCATCAACGCTCTCAAGGAGGGCTGGGACTGCCCCTTCGCCTACGTTCTGGCCACCATTGCCAACCGGCATTCGTCGGTGGACGTGGAGCAGATTGTCGGCCGGGTTTTGCGCCAGCCCTACGCCCGAAAGCACCAACGAAACCTACTGAACAACGCTTTCGTCTTAGCATCATCAGCGCATTTCATCAGCACGCTGGACAAGATTGTCGAGGGTCTGAACTTGGCCGGATTCAGTCGTAAGGATCTGCGAGCCAAGGATGCTGAGGAGTTGCCTGCTGACTTGAAGGGAGCGGAAGACACCAAACCTTCCCAGCGTGACCTTTTCGTGCCGCAGGGAGATACGGTTGTGGATTCTGAAGCTGGTGATCAGGAACAGTCCCTGCCGGTTGGTGAAGAGGTTAGTCCGATTGAAAGTGATTGGAATTCGGAGGCGGTCGATGATGTTCTTCAGGAGATTGAAGAAATCACCAACGAGGCCAATCAAGAGTACGAAGAGCGCACGAAGGACGCTGGCGGCTTTGAATTTCCTGACGAAGTGAGGGGGCGTATGGACGAGTATCCGATGGAGCCTGTCTTTGCGAATGAGGCCAAAAATCTTTGCCTTCCTGAGTTTTATACCCAGCCGCTCGGACTCTATCTGTTCGAGGACGAGGTGAGGGTCAACAAAGAGCTTTTCCTTGAAGAATTCCGTCTCAGTCAGTGCGACAGCCAGATTGACTTTGCCACAATGGATGGCGACGCCTACCGCATCGACATCGAGAAGGTTGCCGAAGACGATTACAAGCCGGGTTTTTGGAAGCTGAAGTCAGGAGTGCGCGAGCAACTGGCGGAGTACATCCTCAGCCGTCCGAAAGAATCGCAGATCGAGCAGTTGACCGGCAGAATGTGCCAACTGATCGGCAACATGTACCCGATTGCCGACCAGGAGATCAAGGTTTACGTCAAGCGCATTTTCTCCGCCATGACGGTTGAACAGCTACGAGATTGCGTTGAACGCGAGTACAGCTACCGGGACAAGATCAAAGGGAAGATCAATGCTCTGGCCACCGAACACGCAGAAAAATGTTTTGGTACGTGGTTAGCTGGAGATCGTCTGACCGTCAAAGAAGCCTACACGCTTCCTATCTGTATTCATCCCGTGGACATAGCCCCCAGTATTCCCAAGAGTCTCTATGCTCGCGAAGGAGGCATGAATTCCCTTGAGGTCAAAGCAATCAACGACATTGCCAACCTCGACAACGTCCTCTTTTGGCACAAGATCATGGAAAAAAAGGGCTTCTGCCTCAACGGATTCATCAATCACTACCCCGATTTTCTGGTGCAGACCAAAAACGGAAAGACCCTGTTGATCGAAACGAAGGGGGATGATCGCGACAATTCCGACTCGGAACGCAAGCTGAAGCTGGGCAAAGCATGGGCAGCCAAGGCAGAGAATCAGTACCGTTATTTCATGGTGTTCGACAAAAACCCCATTGAGGGGGCTTACCGGCTCGACGAGTTTGTTGCCATTATTGCCACCCTTTGA